CGGTCTAACGTTCCAAATACAACAAAAGAACGCCGAGTACCAAGCTCAAATCAATGCTCTGCAAACCCAGCTTAAGCAAACCCAAGATAACATCCAATCAGAGCTAGACTCGACGCAAAAGCAAGCTATCGATAAAGCGACTGAAATTACCCATCGTGCAGAAACCGTTCTTGCCCAGCAACAGAAAAGCATTGTCAGCCTTCAGGTAGCAATGGCTGATGTTAAAGGCCGTCGTCCAAATGATTGGCTACTAGCGGAAGCCGACTACTTGGTAAAACTTGCCGGTCGTAAGCTTTTCCTTGAACACGATGCAGTCAGTGCAACCAAGTTGATGGAGTCTGCCGATCAACGAATCGCTGCTTTAAATGACCCAAGCTTAGTCCCACTGCGAAAATCAATGGCAAATGATATTACTAAGCTTAAAACCATCCCACTGATCGATAGGGAAGGCTTGGTTCTGAGAATTACAGCCCTGCAACAACAAGTTGATAAACTGCCTCTCGCCAATGCTCTATTACCTGAAGCGCAGCAAGTAGAAAAACAGGTTGTATCTGAAGATGTCTATGACTGGAAAGATAATCTTATGACATCGTTGAAAGACTTCTCAGAGAACTTTATTACCTTTAGAACTCGCGATGGTAACGTCATTCCACTACTTTCTCCTCAGCAGCACTTCTACTTAAAAGAGAACATTAAAGCCAAGCTAGAGACAGCCATTAAGGCCGTCTACGTTGAGCAGCAAGAGATCTATTCAACAGCCTTAACAACCGCTGACAAATGGTCTGCGACCTTCTTCAATCAGGACTCAAATGAAGTGATTGAGTTCAACAAAGCTTTAGAGTTGCTAAGCAAGCAGACAGTACAAGTTGAATACCCAGTTAAGCTAGAAACTCAACAAGAGTTATCTGACGTGATTCGCGAGCGTCTGCGCCGTGAAGTGACCACCCTAGTAGCGGAGGACAAATAATGTTTCGACTGATTTTCCTTTTTGTCGTCCTAGGACTGGGATTATTTGCAGGCACACAATTTTCTGGCCAGCAAGGCTATGTACTGATCTCAGTTGCCAGCAAGACCATCGAAATGAGTGTCACGACACTGGTAATATTCGTCATAGCGGCACTGGCTGGCCTGTTTGGCCTTGAGTATCTAGTAAAGAAAGCTTTTTACGCAAGTTCAGCAACTTGGAACTACTTTAGTGTCCGTAAGATGCGCCGCTCGCGCCGCTACACTAACGAAGGCATCATTAAGCTATTAGAAGGTGACTTCAAAGTTGCTGAGAAGAAAGTGACTCGTTGGGCAAATCACCACGATATGCCACTACTATGTTATTTAGTCGCTTCTGAAGCGGCTCAAGGTATGGGCAACAATGAACAGCGTGATCGCTACCTTGAACTGGCAGCTAAGCAAGATAACTCAACTCTAGCGGTTGAACTCACTCGTGCGAAACAGTTAATTCGTGAAGCTGACTACAGCGCAGCGTTTGATACTTTATCTAGTCTTAAGTCTAGCTACCCAAATAATACCATTGTGCTTAACCTTCTTAAGCAAGTGTACATTGAGTTGAAGCTATGGCAGCCACTACTCGACCTACTTCCTAAGCTCGTTAAGCACAAAATCATCCTTAAAGAGGAACAAGAGCCTTTAACACAACGTGCTCAATGTGGATTGCTGCATGAAGTAGCCGCGCAAAAGGGAAGTGAGGGCCTCATTGCCCACTGGAACTCTCTACCACGAAAAGTTAAAGCAGATACTCACTTAATAGAATGTTTTGCTAAGCAATTGATCTCTCGTCAAGCAGATAGTGAAGCGTTTACGTTACTCAAAGAGACATTGAAAAAGCATCCTAACTCAGACTTATATGCTCTTCTTCCTAAGCTGAAGCTCACAGACAGTCACCCGGCGGTCGTTTTTCTTGAGGGTGTGCTACAAAAAGATGGTAACAATGCAGGTGCTCATAGCGCACTAGCTCAGTTTTATCTGCGAGAAGAAAAATGGTCTGATGCTCAAGGGCACTTTGAGAAAGCCCTCTCTGTCCGCTCTAGCGTCTCTGATTATGGTTACCTCTCTGATGCTTTAGAGAAGCAGAACCTTACAAAGGCGGCTCATGAAGTGTCTAAGAAGGCGTTAACTTTAATCAATGAACCTGCCGCGTAATAGGTAATCAAGTAAATCAAATAAGCCACTCTTACTAGGGTGGCTTTTTTATATCTAGAGAAAAGAACGACCACTATCGTGTATCGAGATGGCATCGCTGGGAAAGTACTGTCAGAGCAGCGAGCGAATATCTACAACAAGCTAAACTCTTGGTTTGAAAGGCAAAGCAGAATGGATTGATACTGTCCTAGCTAGTAAAGGATATGATTCTTTAATCGATAAAAGCTCGGATTATTTGTAGGAGAGAGACGAGTGAAAGGTCAGCATAAGCTGGCCTTTTTTGTTGTCGAGAAACGAGAAATTATTAGAGGTTAGCACTTAGTGTCAACCTACTTTGTTTCGATGAGTTAGACAGCTATGCTCACTAGTGAGGCGTCAACAGTAGAGAGTTCGCTTGAAGTAAGTCGAAAAATCAATGAGATCCCCTACTCACTCCTTCGTCGTTCTATGGAATGACAATGTGTCAGTCAAAGACCGAAGGAAGGCAATTTCTCAGCTCCAAGAAGCGCTATAGAGAGCTAGCACTATTCCTTACCTCTTAAACGCAAAAAGCCCGTTGCGTCAGCAACGGGCTTCTAAAATATGCATTCATAAACGACGAAAGCCTAGTCGTAAGACTAGGCTTTCTAAATAAGTGGCAGATGGCTGGGCTTGCAGGCAAGCGGGACTCGTTGGTCACAGACCAAATTAACCCTATACAGACGAAAAAGCCCTAGCATTTCTGCTAGGGCTTTGTCTGAATAAGTGGCGGAGCGGACGGGACTCGAACCCGCGACCCCCGGCGTGACAGGCCGGTATTCTAACCAACTGAACTACCGCTCCGCACTGGTTAGACTCTAGAGTCTAAATTTAAAGCCTGGCGATGTCCTACTCTCACATGGGGAAACCCCACACTACCATCGGCGCTAATTCGTTTCACTTCTGAGTTCGGCATGGAAATCAGGTGGGTCCAAATCGCTATGGTCGCCAAGCAAATTCTTAAAATTCGGAAAGCTGTTTAAGTTCTTAACACATTCAATATTCTTGTATTGAGTCCATCAAAACCCTTTGGGTGTTGTATGGTTAAGCCTCACGGGCAATTAGTACAGGTTAGCTCAATGCCTCGCAGCACTTACACACCCTGCCTATCAACGTTCTAGTCTCGAACAACCCTTTAGGACCCTCAAGGGGTCAGGGAAGACTCATCTCAGGGCTCGCTTCCCGCTTAGATGCTTTCAGCGGTTATCGATTCCGAACTTAGCTACCGGGCAATGCGTCTGGCGACACAACCCGAACACCAGAGGTTCGTCCACTCCGGTCCTCTCGTACTAGGAGCAGCCCCCTTCAATCTTCCAACGCCCACGGCAGATAGGGACCGAACTGTCTCACGACGTTCTAAACCCAGCTCGCGTACCACTTTAAATGGCGAACAGCCATACCCTTGGGACCGACTTCAGCCCCAGGATGTGATGAGCCGACATCGAGGTGCCAAACACCGCCGTCGATATGAACTCTTGGGCGGTATCAGCCTGTTATCCCCGGAGTACCTTTTATCCGTTGAGCGATGGCCCTTCCATACAGAACCACCGGATCACTATGACCTGCTTTCGCACCTGCTCGAATTGTCATTCTCGCAGTCAAGCGGGCTTATGCCATTGCACTAACCACACGATGTCCAACCGTGTTTAGCCCACCTTCGTGCTCCTCCGTTACTCTTTGGGAGGAGACCGCCCCAGTCAAACTACCCACCAGGCACTGTCCACAACCCCGATTCAGGGGTCAATGTTAGAACATCAACACTACAAGGGTGGTATTTCAAGGACGGCTCCAACGATACTGGCGTACCGTCTTCAAAGCCTCCCACCTATCCTACACATGTAGGGTCAATGTTCAGTGCCAAGCTGTAGTAAAGGTTCACGGGGTCTTTCCGTCTAGCCGCGGGTACACTGCATCTTCACAGCGATTTCAATTTCACTGAGTCTCGGGTGGAGACAGCGTGGCCATCATTACGCCATTCGTGCAGGTCGGAACTTACCCGACAAGGAATTTCGCTACCTTAGGACCGTTATAGTTACGGCCGCCGTTTACCGGGGCTTCGATCAAGAGCTTCGACCGAAGTCTAACCCCATCAATTAACCTTCCGGCACCGGGCAGGCGTCACACCGTATACGTCATCTTACGATTTTGCACAGTGCTGTGTTTTTAATAAACAGTTGCAGCCACCTGGTATCTGCGACTCTCGTTAGCTCCATCCGCAAGGGACTTCACCGACA
Above is a genomic segment from Vibrio orientalis CIP 102891 = ATCC 33934 containing:
- a CDS encoding uroporphyrinogen-III C-methyltransferase, which encodes MTSKNKNENIAPDQDKQSAEDSNKVESTTSDVEQKTTNETSVEETTAQTPEANQSQSSQPAFEEKQGKRGVKLGTVAIIISILFGGGLTFQIQQKNAEYQAQINALQTQLKQTQDNIQSELDSTQKQAIDKATEITHRAETVLAQQQKSIVSLQVAMADVKGRRPNDWLLAEADYLVKLAGRKLFLEHDAVSATKLMESADQRIAALNDPSLVPLRKSMANDITKLKTIPLIDREGLVLRITALQQQVDKLPLANALLPEAQQVEKQVVSEDVYDWKDNLMTSLKDFSENFITFRTRDGNVIPLLSPQQHFYLKENIKAKLETAIKAVYVEQQEIYSTALTTADKWSATFFNQDSNEVIEFNKALELLSKQTVQVEYPVKLETQQELSDVIRERLRREVTTLVAEDK
- a CDS encoding heme biosynthesis protein HemY translates to MFRLIFLFVVLGLGLFAGTQFSGQQGYVLISVASKTIEMSVTTLVIFVIAALAGLFGLEYLVKKAFYASSATWNYFSVRKMRRSRRYTNEGIIKLLEGDFKVAEKKVTRWANHHDMPLLCYLVASEAAQGMGNNEQRDRYLELAAKQDNSTLAVELTRAKQLIREADYSAAFDTLSSLKSSYPNNTIVLNLLKQVYIELKLWQPLLDLLPKLVKHKIILKEEQEPLTQRAQCGLLHEVAAQKGSEGLIAHWNSLPRKVKADTHLIECFAKQLISRQADSEAFTLLKETLKKHPNSDLYALLPKLKLTDSHPAVVFLEGVLQKDGNNAGAHSALAQFYLREEKWSDAQGHFEKALSVRSSVSDYGYLSDALEKQNLTKAAHEVSKKALTLINEPAA